A DNA window from Akkermansiaceae bacterium contains the following coding sequences:
- a CDS encoding fructose-bisphosphatase class III, producing MPNPALRILSQHYPTISSAAAEVAALRATKELPKGVIHVISDIHGENQKLRHVINNASGRLRPLVETSFGDHLDADEVQDLMNVLYYPTEVIILKKPALLADSTRRHAWVKTILERQFTLIRALIRTRRRKDVKVLAPKEHREFFEAMLNYPAGGHDPAMIDVQLREISALDLDFELIRTASHFIRNLTVEELIVAGDLGDRGPRLDKVVDYLMRQPNVSLVWGNHDVIWMGACLGQRASIATVLRISLRYLRMYQIEEGYGLLTKPLEMLALTIYGSDPAERFQAKRSGRRDPLTVARMQKAIAVIQFKLEGQLIARHPEWEMGKRDLLKHLDHADGTITIDGVTHPLRDTFFPTIDPADPNRLSPEEEDCMQQIEQSFVSSPRLWQHMNWMAEYGRMAVVRDQAVIFHACLPVEECGRYLPLVVDGREHRGPELFEAFTKVIKRAFRSGAADATEADKDWFYYLWAGPLSPLFGKDRMATLETYLIADKSTHKEHSNPWFQWIHDFDFCDQIARDMGVEGGGLLVNGHVPVKIDKGENPVKRGGNAITIDGAFSEAYGDRGYTLILGPEGDTLAEHHAFPDPKTAVLEGLDIIPKMTVLRKFDTPRKVRDTERGAEIDISINMLLQLIDAYRNGELHEKK from the coding sequence ATGCCGAATCCCGCTCTCCGAATCCTCTCCCAACACTATCCCACCATCTCCTCCGCAGCCGCGGAGGTGGCCGCGCTGAGAGCGACCAAGGAGCTGCCGAAGGGGGTGATCCACGTCATTTCCGACATCCACGGAGAGAACCAGAAGCTCCGGCATGTCATCAACAACGCCAGCGGCCGGCTGCGCCCTCTGGTCGAAACATCTTTCGGCGATCATCTGGATGCGGACGAAGTGCAGGACCTGATGAATGTTCTCTACTATCCGACCGAGGTCATCATCCTGAAGAAGCCCGCGCTGCTGGCGGATTCCACCCGCCGCCACGCCTGGGTGAAGACCATCCTCGAGCGGCAGTTCACCCTGATCCGCGCGCTGATCCGCACCCGCCGGCGCAAGGATGTGAAGGTGCTGGCCCCGAAAGAGCACCGGGAATTCTTCGAAGCGATGCTCAACTACCCGGCAGGCGGCCACGACCCGGCGATGATCGACGTCCAGTTGCGGGAAATCAGCGCGCTGGATCTGGATTTCGAGCTGATCCGGACGGCATCCCATTTCATCCGGAACCTGACGGTCGAGGAACTGATCGTGGCGGGCGACCTGGGTGACCGTGGTCCACGTCTGGACAAGGTGGTGGACTACCTGATGCGTCAGCCGAATGTCTCATTGGTATGGGGCAACCATGACGTCATCTGGATGGGGGCCTGCCTCGGCCAGCGGGCGTCCATCGCCACGGTGCTGAGGATTTCCCTGCGGTATCTCCGGATGTACCAGATCGAGGAAGGCTACGGTTTGCTGACGAAACCACTCGAAATGCTGGCACTGACGATCTATGGGAGCGATCCCGCCGAAAGGTTCCAGGCAAAGCGCAGCGGCCGGCGTGATCCGCTGACTGTGGCGCGGATGCAGAAAGCCATCGCCGTCATCCAGTTCAAGCTGGAAGGCCAGCTCATCGCCCGGCACCCGGAGTGGGAGATGGGGAAAAGGGATCTGCTGAAACACCTCGACCACGCGGACGGCACCATCACCATCGACGGTGTCACCCATCCCCTGCGGGACACTTTCTTTCCGACCATCGACCCAGCGGATCCGAACCGCCTCTCACCGGAGGAGGAGGACTGCATGCAGCAGATCGAACAGAGCTTCGTCAGTTCACCGCGGCTGTGGCAGCACATGAACTGGATGGCGGAATACGGCCGGATGGCGGTCGTTCGGGACCAGGCGGTCATCTTCCACGCCTGCCTGCCGGTGGAGGAATGCGGGAGGTACCTGCCGCTGGTGGTGGATGGCCGTGAACACCGTGGGCCGGAGCTTTTCGAAGCCTTCACCAAGGTCATCAAACGCGCCTTCCGATCCGGTGCCGCTGACGCCACGGAGGCCGACAAGGACTGGTTCTACTACCTGTGGGCCGGTCCCCTCTCCCCGCTCTTCGGGAAGGACCGGATGGCGACGCTGGAGACCTATCTCATCGCGGACAAGTCCACCCACAAGGAGCACAGCAATCCATGGTTCCAGTGGATCCACGACTTCGACTTCTGCGACCAGATCGCCAGGGACATGGGTGTGGAAGGCGGCGGCCTGTTGGTGAACGGCCACGTGCCGGTGAAGATCGACAAGGGTGAGAACCCGGTGAAGCGGGGTGGCAATGCCATCACCATCGATGGAGCCTTTTCGGAGGCCTACGGTGACCGCGGCTACACACTGATCCTCGGTCCGGAGGGAGACACGCTGGCGGAGCACCACGCCTTCCCTGACCCGAAGACCGCCGTTCTGGAAGGATTGGACATCATTCCCAAAATGACGGTCTTGCGGAAATTCGACACGCCGCGGAAGGTGCGGGATACGGAACGCGGTGCGGAGATCGACATTTCGATCAACATGCTGCTCCAACTCATCGACGCCTACCGCAACGGCGAACTGCACGAGAAAAAGTAG
- a CDS encoding multidrug resistance efflux transporter family protein yields MISSGNVRRRPVLAVFIAFCSALFFTLTYVLNRASATDGGHWAWTASLRYFITLPLLLPLMPWQGGVRPILLSITAHPWAWLKCGAIGFLLFYGTLSYAASSGPSWLVAGTFQFTVIAGMLCSPFIYRDERRRIPSSGIAISLLILSGVILMQTGQRGEPLDAQAWIAAGCVIVGAVAYPLGNRLLLLHLERTKEELTAAQRVFGMTLVSQPLWILVAVFGFTQAGLPSPGQIGLAAGVALSAGVIATILFFEATGMVRDQPIALGAAESMQASELIFAMLLGVTFLNESWPRGIALTGAILVILGIIAFALLVSWMSPPGGGDLKAMRSDRGG; encoded by the coding sequence ATGATCTCCTCCGGCAACGTCCGACGCCGTCCCGTGCTCGCGGTGTTCATCGCATTCTGCTCCGCGTTGTTCTTCACGCTCACCTACGTGCTGAACCGCGCGAGCGCCACCGATGGCGGCCACTGGGCCTGGACTGCCAGCCTGCGCTATTTCATCACCCTTCCCCTGCTGCTTCCCCTCATGCCATGGCAGGGCGGTGTCCGGCCGATCCTGCTTTCGATCACCGCCCATCCCTGGGCGTGGTTGAAGTGCGGTGCCATCGGTTTCCTCCTATTCTATGGCACGCTCTCCTATGCGGCCTCCAGCGGCCCGTCGTGGCTGGTGGCGGGCACCTTCCAGTTCACGGTCATCGCCGGGATGCTCTGCTCGCCTTTCATCTATCGGGATGAAAGGAGGCGGATCCCCTCCTCCGGCATCGCCATATCCCTCCTCATCCTTTCCGGCGTGATCCTGATGCAGACCGGGCAGCGTGGCGAACCGCTGGATGCGCAGGCATGGATCGCGGCCGGTTGTGTGATCGTCGGCGCTGTTGCCTACCCTCTGGGCAACCGCCTGCTGCTGCTCCATCTGGAGCGGACCAAAGAAGAGCTGACCGCCGCGCAGCGGGTGTTCGGCATGACCCTGGTCAGCCAGCCACTGTGGATCCTGGTCGCGGTCTTTGGTTTCACCCAAGCCGGCCTGCCCTCTCCGGGCCAGATCGGGCTGGCGGCGGGGGTCGCCCTCAGTGCGGGCGTGATCGCCACGATCCTTTTCTTCGAAGCGACGGGCATGGTTAGGGACCAACCGATCGCACTGGGAGCGGCGGAATCCATGCAGGCTTCGGAGCTGATTTTCGCCATGTTGCTGGGCGTCACCTTTCTGAACGAATCATGGCCCCGCGGGATCGCGCTGACCGGTGCGATCCTTGTCATCCTCGGAATCATCGCCTTTGCCCTGCTCGTCTCCTGGATGTCACCGCCCGGCGGTGGGGACCTCAAGGCCATGCGGAGCGACAGAGGCGGCTGA
- the smc gene encoding chromosome segregation protein SMC, with the protein MYLKTLEIHGFKSFADKTVFEFAQGVTGIVGPNGCGKSNVVDAIRWVLGETSAKALRGGEMADVIFNGTEKRKPLGMAEVTLTMADCEESLKVDFNEVSITRRVFRDGRSEYRINNTLCRLKDIHDMLMDTGIGRTAYSIMAQGQIDQILSSKPEERRAVFEEAAGITKFKREKKEALRKLEYTEANLLRVSDVLAEQERRMNSLRRQVAKARRYQALAADTRVLDTHLGHRKFVELSAERAELETSIHGLEVRDTELQMQLPAKEQAVSEARSEARTFEGELAELRQRLNEHRNALTSASGRMAFNEERKAELESRIRQNHEDIAATREKLAQQEFDVIAANEALDQLSRRIAEQEILLSEQEQRTQGTRDERNRIEATLRETRGEANRTQTIIASMQAKIESALAQLEGTRERARQLADEEQRQTIAIEESRSEQTRIADEVQQTGSMLAELEETFQAAERGYQHTRGDLDAARTAATESNKILAQRAARLQAVRQLVESGEGFEKGTQNVLKGLGQPDEFKPGIHGVLASFIEADNTCARAIEAALGSHLQTVLVQDQNVAEAIIQRLTEKSLGIAAILPETFIGHSSGTQMEALPEGATAWALDRVKSDRRVTPIIEKLLDKTLIVPNLSTALRLRPNHPGVTIITLAGVILGGEGTLRGGATPEGNASFLERQNEVRTLEAEVAALTAADEAARNRVAELEARLEQLREEVEVSRERLQRQKVDLSTLQGQLSLASREVENLETKLENIRWERGELENRERAAAEGREHLESELASARERLEGLETESRRLQSESDSVTRREQEITEELNQLRTELAVERRAKQSAEEQQKPMEARLSELREIAIRRETEISSFDQRIEAAIAENSRLAEECETHRCEVEDLEVEIESRAAGRAVLLEAIEAAEIALAAVRRDHAQVNEQKGREEVAATKLDLRIESLVNAIQERYQIELATFEPDAHALLASIASQKAMQARGGRQTIVSGDESEEEEMPVMVVDATKSDDDEIPGEMTGEPDWSFVESIVTDIKRRLDAMGPVNLDAIEEFEELEERYNFLRNQHEDLVSSKAELLEVIERINTETQRLFAETFAQVKVNFRGMFKELFGEKGEADLMLLDESDPLESGIEVIAKPPGKKLQSITLLSGGERSMTAVALLFSIYMIKPSPFCVLDELDAPLDESNINRFVKVLDRFIDRSQFIIVTHSKRTMARADVMYGVTMEEFGVSKPVGMRLTHSDAASDAHKGEAKTAAQKAALRLDA; encoded by the coding sequence ATGTATTTAAAAACACTGGAGATCCACGGCTTCAAGTCGTTCGCGGACAAGACCGTGTTCGAATTCGCCCAAGGCGTGACCGGCATCGTCGGTCCGAACGGATGCGGCAAATCCAACGTCGTCGATGCCATCCGCTGGGTGCTCGGCGAGACCTCCGCCAAGGCCCTGCGCGGCGGCGAGATGGCGGACGTCATCTTCAACGGCACCGAGAAACGGAAGCCGCTGGGCATGGCGGAAGTCACGCTGACCATGGCGGACTGCGAGGAGTCGCTGAAGGTGGACTTCAACGAGGTATCCATCACCCGCCGGGTGTTCCGCGACGGCCGCTCCGAATACCGGATCAACAACACGCTGTGCCGCCTGAAGGACATCCATGACATGCTCATGGACACTGGCATCGGCCGCACCGCCTACTCGATCATGGCGCAGGGCCAGATCGACCAGATCCTTTCCTCCAAGCCGGAGGAACGCCGCGCGGTCTTCGAGGAAGCCGCCGGGATCACCAAGTTCAAGCGCGAGAAAAAGGAAGCGCTCCGCAAGCTGGAATACACGGAGGCCAACCTGCTGCGTGTCTCCGACGTGCTGGCGGAGCAGGAGCGCCGGATGAACTCCCTCCGCCGCCAAGTGGCGAAGGCCCGCCGCTATCAGGCGCTGGCTGCGGACACCCGCGTGCTGGACACCCATCTGGGTCATCGGAAATTCGTGGAGCTTTCCGCGGAACGCGCCGAGCTGGAAACCTCGATCCATGGCCTCGAAGTCCGCGACACCGAGCTGCAGATGCAGCTCCCCGCGAAAGAGCAGGCCGTTTCCGAAGCGCGTTCCGAAGCCCGCACGTTCGAGGGCGAACTCGCGGAACTCCGCCAGCGTCTCAACGAGCACCGCAACGCGCTGACCTCCGCATCCGGCCGGATGGCCTTCAACGAGGAGAGGAAAGCCGAGCTTGAGTCCCGCATCCGCCAGAACCACGAGGACATCGCCGCCACCCGCGAGAAGCTCGCGCAGCAGGAGTTCGACGTCATCGCCGCCAACGAGGCGCTCGACCAACTGAGCCGCCGCATCGCGGAGCAGGAGATCCTGCTTTCCGAACAGGAGCAGCGGACGCAAGGCACGCGTGACGAGCGCAACCGCATCGAGGCGACGCTCCGCGAGACCCGCGGCGAAGCGAACCGCACCCAGACGATCATCGCCTCCATGCAGGCGAAGATCGAGAGCGCGCTCGCCCAGCTTGAAGGGACGCGCGAACGCGCCCGCCAGCTTGCGGATGAGGAGCAGCGCCAGACCATCGCGATCGAGGAATCCCGCAGTGAGCAGACCCGCATCGCGGATGAGGTCCAGCAGACCGGCTCCATGCTTGCGGAGTTGGAGGAGACTTTCCAGGCAGCGGAACGCGGCTACCAGCACACCCGCGGGGACCTCGACGCCGCCCGCACCGCGGCCACCGAGTCGAACAAGATCCTCGCCCAGCGCGCGGCCCGTCTCCAGGCCGTCCGCCAGCTCGTCGAGAGCGGCGAGGGCTTTGAAAAAGGCACGCAGAACGTACTGAAAGGTCTCGGCCAGCCGGATGAGTTCAAGCCAGGCATCCACGGCGTCCTCGCCTCCTTCATCGAGGCGGACAACACCTGCGCCCGTGCCATCGAGGCCGCCCTCGGCAGCCACCTCCAGACGGTGCTGGTGCAAGACCAGAACGTGGCGGAAGCCATCATCCAGCGGCTCACGGAGAAGAGTCTCGGCATCGCCGCCATCCTCCCGGAAACCTTCATCGGCCACAGCAGCGGCACGCAGATGGAGGCACTGCCGGAAGGTGCCACCGCATGGGCGCTGGACCGGGTGAAGTCCGACCGCCGTGTCACCCCCATCATCGAGAAGCTGCTCGATAAAACACTCATCGTCCCGAACCTCAGCACCGCCCTGCGCCTGCGCCCGAATCATCCGGGCGTGACCATCATCACGCTCGCCGGAGTGATCCTCGGCGGCGAAGGCACGCTGCGCGGCGGTGCGACCCCTGAAGGAAATGCCTCCTTCCTGGAACGCCAGAACGAGGTCCGCACGCTGGAAGCGGAAGTCGCCGCGTTGACCGCCGCCGACGAAGCCGCCCGCAACCGCGTGGCCGAACTGGAAGCCCGCCTCGAGCAACTCAGAGAGGAAGTCGAGGTTTCCCGCGAACGCCTGCAACGCCAGAAGGTGGATCTCTCCACCCTCCAGGGCCAGCTCAGCCTCGCCAGCCGCGAGGTGGAGAACCTCGAAACCAAGCTGGAGAACATCCGCTGGGAGCGTGGTGAACTGGAGAACCGCGAACGCGCCGCCGCTGAAGGCCGCGAGCACCTGGAGTCCGAACTGGCCTCCGCCCGCGAGCGACTGGAAGGTCTGGAAACGGAAAGCCGCCGCCTCCAGTCGGAGTCGGATTCCGTCACCCGCCGCGAGCAGGAAATCACGGAGGAACTGAACCAGCTCCGCACAGAACTGGCCGTGGAGCGCCGCGCGAAGCAATCCGCCGAGGAACAGCAGAAGCCGATGGAGGCCCGCCTGTCCGAGCTCCGCGAGATCGCCATCCGCCGCGAGACGGAGATTTCCTCCTTCGACCAACGGATCGAGGCCGCCATCGCGGAGAACTCCCGCCTTGCCGAGGAATGCGAAACCCATCGCTGCGAGGTGGAGGATCTGGAGGTCGAAATCGAGTCCCGTGCCGCCGGTCGTGCCGTGTTGTTGGAGGCCATCGAAGCCGCCGAGATCGCCCTCGCCGCCGTCCGCCGGGACCATGCGCAGGTGAACGAACAGAAAGGCCGCGAGGAAGTCGCCGCGACCAAGCTGGACCTTCGCATCGAGAGCCTCGTCAACGCGATCCAGGAGCGCTACCAGATCGAGCTTGCCACCTTCGAGCCTGACGCCCACGCGCTGCTGGCGAGCATCGCTTCGCAAAAGGCGATGCAGGCACGCGGTGGCCGCCAGACCATCGTCTCCGGCGATGAGTCGGAGGAAGAGGAAATGCCCGTGATGGTGGTGGACGCCACCAAGTCCGATGATGATGAGATTCCGGGCGAGATGACCGGTGAGCCGGACTGGTCCTTCGTCGAAAGCATCGTCACCGACATCAAGCGCCGCCTCGATGCGATGGGACCGGTGAACCTCGATGCCATCGAAGAGTTCGAGGAACTGGAGGAGCGTTACAATTTCCTCCGCAACCAGCACGAGGATCTCGTCAGCTCGAAGGCCGAGTTGCTGGAGGTGATCGAGCGGATCAACACGGAAACCCAGCGCCTGTTCGCGGAGACCTTCGCCCAGGTGAAGGTGAACTTCCGCGGCATGTTCAAGGAACTCTTCGGCGAGAAGGGCGAAGCGGACCTCATGTTGCTGGATGAGTCCGACCCGCTGGAATCCGGCATCGAAGTCATCGCCAAGCCGCCCGGCAAGAAGCTCCAATCCATCACGCTGCTTTCCGGTGGTGAGCGGTCGATGACCGCCGTCGCCCTGCTGTTCTCGATCTACATGATCAAGCCCAGCCCGTTCTGCGTGCTGGACGAGCTGGACGCGCCACTGGACGAGTCGAACATCAACCGTTTCGTCAAGGTGCTGGACCGCTTCATCGACCGCAGCCAGTTCATCATCGTCACCCACTCGAAGCGGACCATGGCCCGCGCCGATGTCATGTATGGCGTGACGATGGAGGAGTTCGGAGTTTCCAAGCCGGTCGGCATGCGCCTCACGCACTCCGACGCGGCGTCCGACGCCCATAAGGGCGAGGCGAAGACCGCCGCCCAGAAAGCCGCCCTGCGGCTGGATGCCTGA
- a CDS encoding uracil-DNA glycosylase: protein MQPEDRSFSLKDPVEMERRKGMLSHPHMEPLTQYLERLRSDRGIGRETPDFDPCDGGIRAKLLFLLEAPGPRAVGSSFVSRNNPDQTARNMNSLLQDSLLPRADTILWNIVPWYVGNGRKIRKVTPEDIEQATPYLSELVALLPNLEGIVLVGKNAQSARNIISCVTNARIFEAPHPSPQAFNVYPYKREEARAVFLEASAFIKSRQKGPALSEAKPTFPAIRLLHQRIGSVSNSHVGADFEDLARKFFALQGIDLLPRFPLGIGLSDLKGIHRFDLGSESPKIIVECKSHRWTASGLVPSAKMAVWNEAMYYFLLAPRDYRKIFFVLHDRRKGNGESLLSYYRRTRHHLIPEGVEFIEWDESANGVVGIERS, encoded by the coding sequence ATGCAGCCTGAAGATCGATCGTTCTCGCTAAAAGACCCTGTCGAAATGGAACGGCGGAAAGGAATGCTTTCGCATCCTCATATGGAGCCGCTTACCCAGTATTTGGAAAGACTGCGAAGTGATCGCGGGATTGGTCGCGAAACCCCTGATTTCGATCCTTGCGATGGAGGAATTCGTGCGAAACTCCTTTTTCTTCTGGAAGCTCCTGGACCTCGAGCTGTTGGGTCTTCGTTTGTTTCCCGGAATAATCCGGACCAGACGGCCAGAAACATGAACAGTCTGCTTCAAGATTCTCTGTTGCCGAGGGCCGACACGATTCTCTGGAACATAGTTCCTTGGTATGTGGGCAACGGCAGGAAAATCAGAAAGGTGACTCCGGAGGATATTGAGCAGGCGACTCCCTATCTGAGTGAACTTGTGGCACTACTTCCGAATCTGGAAGGGATTGTTCTGGTTGGTAAGAACGCCCAATCTGCCCGGAACATCATCTCATGTGTCACCAACGCGCGGATATTCGAGGCACCGCATCCAAGCCCCCAAGCGTTCAATGTCTATCCATACAAACGGGAGGAGGCTCGGGCTGTTTTTCTTGAGGCCTCCGCATTCATCAAGTCTCGCCAGAAAGGTCCTGCCTTATCCGAAGCAAAACCTACCTTTCCTGCGATACGATTGCTTCATCAAAGGATAGGCTCCGTCAGCAATTCACATGTGGGGGCCGATTTCGAAGATCTCGCCCGAAAATTCTTTGCCCTGCAAGGGATTGACCTTCTTCCAAGGTTTCCACTTGGGATTGGGTTGTCTGATTTGAAGGGGATTCATCGCTTTGATCTCGGTTCCGAGTCCCCGAAGATCATTGTTGAGTGTAAATCACACCGCTGGACTGCTTCGGGTTTGGTGCCTAGTGCCAAGATGGCCGTTTGGAACGAAGCCATGTATTACTTTCTCCTGGCCCCTCGTGACTACCGGAAGATTTTTTTCGTCCTCCATGATCGGAGAAAGGGGAATGGAGAAAGCCTGTTATCCTATTACCGGCGCACCCGTCATCATCTGATTCCTGAGGGGGTGGAATTCATCGAATGGGACGAGTCCGCCAACGGAGTGGTGGGAATTGAGAGATCCTGA
- a CDS encoding ROK family protein — protein sequence MSDPTSHFVGLDIGGTTVKSIIVDSQGEQVGPYVEVRSQVKDGYESTFGQLDKALDELAANAGIPRDKIRGIGLDVPAPSSDGVIWGRANLGEDWVGTDIRGKLSDRTGIPVFMTNDGNAAALGEYALRNKHLGSLLLVAPGTGLGGGFVLPGGRSFEGMNGLALEVGHISVPFREDDGELPKCSCGLKGCAEAWVSLVALRRRVGIELAKPENAGHPLNEGNPPIEEKAFRLRDFAAQGDALAISIFKQQGFILGYAIADLVRTFDPGLVVIGGGLAESSFRDDYMDWIKEGFKDRAWPVYCHSPLDPEKETTRFEWAIGGDGAAAIGMAYTARELFQ from the coding sequence ATGTCCGATCCCACCTCCCACTTTGTCGGCCTCGATATCGGCGGCACCACCGTGAAATCCATCATCGTCGATTCCCAGGGGGAACAGGTAGGACCATACGTGGAAGTACGGAGCCAGGTGAAGGACGGCTACGAATCCACCTTCGGCCAACTGGACAAGGCTCTCGACGAACTGGCGGCGAACGCAGGCATCCCCCGCGACAAGATCCGCGGCATCGGTCTGGACGTCCCCGCACCGAGCAGCGATGGCGTGATCTGGGGCCGCGCGAACCTCGGCGAGGACTGGGTGGGCACCGACATCCGCGGCAAACTTTCCGATCGCACGGGCATCCCCGTTTTCATGACCAACGACGGCAATGCCGCCGCACTGGGAGAATACGCGCTGCGCAACAAGCACCTCGGCAGCCTGCTGCTCGTCGCACCCGGCACCGGCCTGGGTGGTGGCTTCGTCCTTCCGGGTGGCCGCAGTTTCGAAGGCATGAACGGCCTCGCGCTCGAGGTGGGCCACATCAGCGTTCCTTTCCGCGAGGATGATGGCGAACTGCCGAAATGCTCCTGCGGCCTGAAGGGCTGCGCGGAGGCATGGGTCTCGCTCGTCGCGCTGCGCCGCCGTGTGGGCATTGAACTCGCCAAACCGGAGAACGCGGGCCACCCGCTCAACGAAGGGAATCCGCCGATCGAGGAGAAGGCATTCCGCCTGCGTGACTTCGCCGCCCAAGGGGACGCGCTGGCCATTTCCATCTTCAAGCAACAGGGCTTCATCCTCGGCTATGCCATCGCGGATCTTGTCCGGACCTTCGACCCCGGCCTCGTGGTGATCGGTGGTGGTCTGGCTGAGTCCTCTTTCCGTGACGACTACATGGACTGGATCAAGGAAGGCTTCAAGGACCGTGCCTGGCCGGTCTATTGCCACAGCCCGCTGGATCCTGAGAAGGAGACGACCCGTTTCGAATGGGCCATCGGTGGCGATGGCGCGGCCGCCATCGGCATGGCCTACACGGCGCGCGAACTCTTCCAATGA
- a CDS encoding N-acetylmuramoyl-L-alanine amidase, with protein MMRSANVRQDMVRKGSYGRRITVPMSARYITIHSTQNYTADAERHSVALKRGALRTNQRPGYLIWHYTVDDRVAIQHMPTSEQGVHADFAGPGNRYSIGIEMCEHRGCSRSATIERTAKLTAALMKQKGIPLKNVVPHYHWPRKGKNPPNKNCPHFLLDNGKPGAKWRAFLGRVNYYHQQLQ; from the coding sequence ATGATGCGCTCCGCGAACGTGCGCCAGGACATGGTGAGGAAAGGCAGCTACGGCCGCCGCATCACCGTGCCGATGAGCGCGCGCTACATCACCATCCACAGCACCCAGAACTATACTGCGGATGCGGAGCGTCACTCCGTCGCGCTGAAGCGCGGCGCACTGCGGACGAACCAGCGGCCTGGCTACCTGATCTGGCACTACACGGTGGATGACCGGGTGGCCATCCAGCACATGCCCACCAGCGAGCAGGGCGTGCATGCGGACTTCGCAGGGCCGGGCAACAGGTATTCCATCGGGATCGAGATGTGCGAGCACCGTGGCTGCAGCCGCTCCGCCACCATCGAGCGCACGGCGAAACTGACCGCAGCCCTGATGAAACAAAAAGGCATTCCCCTGAAAAATGTGGTGCCCCACTACCACTGGCCGCGGAAGGGCAAGAACCCACCGAACAAGAACTGCCCCCACTTCCTCCTCGATAATGGCAAGCCGGGAGCCAAATGGCGGGCATTCCTCGGCCGGGTGAACTACTACCACCAGCAGCTCCAGTGA
- a CDS encoding YkgJ family cysteine cluster protein, translating into MAGIPRPGELLPPAAPVNVRESYGSPGNRDVVLDPDVTYVCQRCTACCKWPGDVRLEDDEIGPIAVHLGLSESEFIDRYTRLRTNRQGLSLIEKENHECIMLEDNRCVIHEVKPEQCRGFPNKWNFPGWQQVCEAKAVPKRLTADG; encoded by the coding sequence ATGGCGGGCATTCCTCGGCCGGGTGAACTACTACCACCAGCAGCTCCAGTGAACGTGCGGGAATCCTACGGAAGTCCCGGCAACAGGGACGTGGTGCTGGACCCGGATGTCACGTATGTCTGCCAGCGCTGCACCGCGTGCTGCAAGTGGCCGGGGGATGTGAGGCTGGAGGACGACGAGATCGGCCCCATCGCCGTGCATCTGGGGCTTTCGGAGTCTGAATTCATCGACCGCTACACCCGGCTGCGGACCAACCGCCAGGGACTTTCCCTCATCGAGAAGGAGAACCACGAGTGCATCATGCTGGAGGACAACCGCTGCGTGATCCACGAAGTGAAGCCGGAGCAATGCCGGGGCTTCCCGAACAAGTGGAACTTTCCGGGCTGGCAGCAGGTCTGCGAGGCGAAGGCGGTGCCGAAGAGGTTGACCGCGGACGGCTGA
- the dinB gene encoding DNA polymerase IV yields the protein MSRDRKIIHIDMDCFYAAIEERENPSLKGKPLAVGGSIRRGVLTTANYEARKYGCRSAMPVFKALELCPHLTLVPVRFDLYRAESSRIRAIFGRFTDVIEPLSLDEAYLDVSHLETSGAAVAREIRAQIREERGLTASAGIARNKLVAKIASEWNKPDGQHEVRPEEFDAFMAALPVGKLWGVGKKMAGKLASLGVVTCADLQKIDKIELAKRFGKWGLELWDLARGIDDRPVETERIRKSVSSENTFSENIETLPALIPHLRGLVEGLAGDLAEKYTDRTIRSLVVKLKFADFEQTTAERAWHVLEPSIFEELAAEAWRRGNNRPVRLLGAGVRFEDPKDEEQMELL from the coding sequence ATGAGCCGCGACCGGAAGATCATCCATATCGACATGGATTGCTTCTATGCCGCCATCGAGGAGCGGGAGAATCCGTCGTTGAAAGGCAAACCGCTCGCGGTGGGCGGAAGCATCCGCAGGGGAGTCCTCACCACCGCGAACTACGAGGCACGGAAGTATGGCTGCCGCTCGGCGATGCCCGTCTTCAAGGCTCTGGAACTATGTCCGCACCTGACGTTGGTGCCCGTCCGGTTCGACCTTTACCGGGCGGAAAGCAGCCGCATCCGCGCGATTTTCGGGAGATTCACCGACGTCATCGAGCCGCTGTCGCTCGATGAAGCCTATCTTGATGTTTCCCATCTGGAAACCAGCGGCGCGGCGGTCGCCCGGGAGATCCGCGCCCAGATCCGGGAGGAAAGGGGACTCACCGCCTCCGCCGGCATCGCCCGCAACAAGCTGGTCGCAAAGATCGCTTCCGAGTGGAACAAGCCGGACGGACAGCATGAGGTCAGGCCGGAGGAGTTCGACGCGTTCATGGCCGCCCTTCCCGTGGGCAAGCTGTGGGGCGTGGGAAAGAAAATGGCGGGAAAGCTGGCGTCGCTGGGCGTGGTGACCTGCGCCGACCTCCAGAAGATCGACAAGATCGAGCTGGCGAAACGGTTCGGGAAGTGGGGGCTGGAGCTGTGGGATCTGGCCCGCGGGATCGATGATCGGCCGGTGGAAACGGAGCGGATCCGCAAGTCCGTCAGCAGCGAGAACACCTTTTCCGAGAACATCGAAACGCTGCCCGCGCTCATCCCTCATCTCCGGGGGCTGGTGGAGGGACTGGCCGGGGATCTGGCGGAGAAATACACGGACCGGACCATCCGCTCACTGGTGGTGAAATTGAAGTTCGCCGACTTCGAACAGACCACGGCGGAGCGCGCGTGGCATGTCCTGGAGCCATCCATTTTCGAGGAACTCGCCGCCGAGGCGTGGCGGCGGGGGAACAACCGCCCGGTCAGGTTGCTGGGTGCGGGTGTCCGGTTCGAGGATCCGAAAGATGAGGAGCAGATGGAACTGCTGTAG